A single region of the Anguilla anguilla isolate fAngAng1 chromosome 17, fAngAng1.pri, whole genome shotgun sequence genome encodes:
- the LOC118216218 gene encoding H-2 class I histocompatibility antigen, Q8 alpha chain-like isoform X1: protein MFYCIMKLNLFLGMRVLALLCVVLYGICGGNAASHSLKYIYTAVTGGTNPPVFTIEGWLDDKPFVHYDSNIRRMIPQTEWMEKSVDKQYWDEQTQKALDAHQTFEANIRIAMQHYSSTQVVHHFQYGCQRDDDTRDPGQIEHYEFHGKGVLTDDMKTWPFITPAQQLFISAVKWNLAKRKNDTQYLTQICVEALKKYVSYRMIALGRTVAPEVSLLQKDSSSPGVTCHVTAFYPRDIMVTWQRNGKDLDVEPGETVRNGDGTFQTTSSLTVKPEDWKSQNYTCTVQHKSLKQDIILPVKEENINSNTDIKSE from the exons ATGTTTTATTGTATAATGAAACTGAACCTTTTCCTCGGAATGAGAGTCCTCGCTCTTCTTTGTGTCGTGCTATATGGCATTTGCGGGGGAAATGCGG cctctcactctctgaagTACATCTACACTGCTGTCACTGGGGGTACTAACCCCCCGGTGTTCACCATCGAGGGTTGGCTGGATGATAAACCATTTGTGCACTATGACAGCAACATCAGGAGGATGATCCCCCAGACTGAGTGGATGGAAAAATCAGTGGACAAGCAGTACTGGGACGAACAGACTCAGAAAGCGCTTGATGCACACCAGACCTTCGAAGCCAATATCAGAATTGCAATGCAGCATTACAGCTCAACCCAGG TTGTGCACCATTTCCAGTATGGCTGTCAGCGGGATGATGACACCAGAGATCCAGGACAGATTGAACATTATGAATTCCATGGGAAAGGCGTTCTTACTGATGACATGAAAACCTGGCCTTTCATTACACCTGCACAGCAGCTGTTTATCAGTGCAGTGAAGTGGAATTTAGCTAAGCGTAAGAATGACACGCAGTACTTGACCCAGATCTGCGTTGAGGCACTGAAGAAGTACGTGAGCTACAGGATGATCGCCCTGGGGAGGACAG ttgctCCTGAGGTCTCTCTGCTGCAGAAGGactcctcctctcctggtgTTACCTGTCATGTGACCGCATTTTACCCCCGTGACATCATGGTAACCTGGCAGAGAAACGGAAAGGACCTGGATGTAGAGCCGGGGGAGACGGTGCGCAATGGGGACGGAACTTTCCAGACCACATCTAGTCTGACAGTGAAGCCTGAGGACTGGAAGAGCCAGAATTAcacctgtactgtacagcacaagAGCCTGAAACAGGACATCATTCTGCCTGTCAAAGAGGAGAACATCAACAGTAACACAGATATcaagagtgagtga